CACTTTAAAGGGCTTGGCAGGTAAACGGTCAATTAGCACATTTACTTGCCGAGCTGTTGTGTAAAGTATTGCCGCTGCAGAGTGGGTGAAGCTACTGTACACTTAAAAGCAGGCGATTGCCTACAGATTCCAGAACTTCTCTATCTATGACATTGCATTTGATTACACTGGGTTCTAACACAACAATGCACACACAAGTGAAGAAGTAGAATCACAGCTATCTACCTGGTGTCTGCACGGTGGTTATGATGGTGGTAGTGATGATAGTGGTGGTGGTTGTCTCCTCGTCAGTGTCTCCCGATGATGATGTCGTTGTTGTGACCTCACTGGCCGTCCCCGTGCCTCGCTCAGTGATTGGCTCTTCCACCTCCGTTCTGGAGGTCCCCGCCAGGGCTGTTGGTGTGTCGTCGGTCACCGTGGATACCTGCTCTGGACTGGGCTCTGCCGGGCTTGTTGTGAGCACAGCGGCTGGCTGAGTAGTAAACGGCCGGTGGCTGTTTTGAAATACGCCGCCCTGGTGGTCAGGGAGGGTCGTCTTTATGACTGCTGTGGTTAAAGAGTCTGCGGTGACAGCCACCCTCTCCTTCTCCATCTGCGGAGTTCCCACTTCCTCTTTAAAGGCAGCATTTTGTTCCACGGAAACTGCCACAGCCTCAGCCATGGTTGGCGCGGTCATCATGAGCGACGTGGATGCCACGGAGGTTGCCGTGGCAATGTCAGAGAACGCCGCGGGGTCATCGCGTCTCACCTGGTTTGTCGCCGGGTTTGAGGTCTCCACCCCAGCGCTGAAGAAATGCTCCTGTCCCAGGAAGTCCCTCTTCAGCAGGGTCTCGTGAATGAACTCCTCGAGCAGCGGGTGGTGGTTGTGGAAGCTGATGGGAGGGGCTGTGGTGACAAGCCGCACTTCCTCTTCCGGGTCGTGTGTCGTTGATGCTGACTTGCGCACGACGCTTGACTTCACC
This genomic interval from Polyodon spathula isolate WHYD16114869_AA chromosome 41, ASM1765450v1, whole genome shotgun sequence contains the following:
- the LOC121305061 gene encoding seizure protein 6 homolog — its product is MCTKRDYSLTMHAALLILGCLQTWVYGQGFNYEDINTVGSKTAGTVKSSVVRKSASTTHDPEEEVRLVTTAPPISFHNHHPLLEEFIHETLLKRDFLGQEHFFSAGVETSNPATNQVRRDDPAAFSDIATATSVASTSLMMTAPTMAEAVAVSVEQNAAFKEEVGTPQMEKERVAVTADSLTTAVIKTTLPDHQGGVFQNSHRPFTTQPAAVLTTSPAEPSPEQVSTVTDDTPTALAGTSRTEVEEPITERGTGTASEVTTTTSSSGDTDEETTTTTIITTTIITTVQTPVPCSSNFTGPEGYIVSPRYSSPLYYTNLDCSYAVTVFMGYGVEIQVLNVSLLEGETVTLEDLGGQEPAVLANESILMKGLVVRSWSNQVAVRFQSYQLPHAGSFHFQYQARLGTP